A single genomic interval of Armigeres subalbatus isolate Guangzhou_Male chromosome 1, GZ_Asu_2, whole genome shotgun sequence harbors:
- the LOC134205772 gene encoding uncharacterized protein LOC134205772, producing the protein MNDCRILVDVDCSRFEDDAFSLLDKSAEVNVVRDLKSSTVATFDQTSFPHLSSSSRTQLKQQLLREQVKSYDMEQSPSPSPSVFSVKLPLENMDIELPKKVLQVETRLENPTRYHVIQKQKTQVREYVTAALKLTKQTVLREAKHSRLLILSKLYDSFINTKPTSTTTSSGNASATSAIQAPSTTASVLANSLEQQQDWRLEMKLSARFGNRVYNSFIDEFDYIRDLLCLIRFEIPKWVFVVTEFESEISSFQNAKTAAVEELLAKQTLAVEKNSKHEKFIEAEVRDRIKKDNHNCSRYWGRAVGLVR; encoded by the exons ATGAACGACTGTCGAATCTTGGTCGACGTCGACTGCAGTCGCTTCGAAGATGACGCCTTTTCACTTCTGGACAAGTCCGCCGAGGTCAACGTTGTTCGCGACCTCAAATCTTCCACTGTGGCAACCTTTGATCA GACGAGCTTCCCTCACCTGAGCTCTTCCTCGCGAACTCAGCTCAAGCAGCAGCTCCTGCGCGAACAGGTCAAGAGCTATGACATGGAGCAAAGCCCCTCACCTTCACCATCCGTGTTCTCCGTCAAACTTCCGTTGGAGAACATGGACATTGAACTCCCGAAGAAGGTCCTGCAGGTGGAAACGCGCCTGGAGAACCCCACCCGCTACCACGTGATCCAGAAACAGAAAACTCAAGTCCGCGAGTACGTTACAGCTGCCCTCAAGCTAACGAAGCAAACCGTACTACGCGAAGCGAAGCACTCCCGCTTGCTGATCCTAAGCAAGCTGTACGACTCGTTCATCAACACCAAACCGACATCGACGACCACCTCCAGCGGTAATGCTTCAGCCACTTCCGCCATCCAGGCGCCCAGTACGACGGCGAGTGTGCTGGCCAACAGTCTCGAGCAGCAGCAGGACTGGCGCCTGGAGATGAAGCTGTCGGCGCGCTTCGGCAACCGGGTCTACAACTCGTTCATCGACGAGTTCGACTACATCCGGGACCTGCTGTGTCTGATCCGCTTCGAGATTCCCAAGTGGGTCTTCGTGGTGACGGAGTTTGAGAGTGAGATTTCCTCGTTTCAGAATGCCAAAACGGCCGCCGTGGAGGAACTGCTGGCCAAGCAAACGTTGGCCGTCGAGAAGAACTCCAAACACGAGAAGTTCATCGAGGCGGAGGTGCGCGATCGGATCAAAAAGGATAACCATAACTGCAGTAGGTATTGGGGAAGGGCTGTGGGTTTGGTAAGATGA